A genome region from Cucurbita pepo subsp. pepo cultivar mu-cu-16 chromosome LG02, ASM280686v2, whole genome shotgun sequence includes the following:
- the LOC111789036 gene encoding homeobox-leucine zipper protein HOX11-like: MELGLRLGDQQQTHSHNPKLLPSFFHPPPILHLALLPPTPTPTPDGGGGESPRNPYLCSSLELGLYEVEDHQGNSDRGCSRGSDEDDQILGSRKKLRLSREQSAFLEESFKDHHTLYPKQKVELARRLNLRPRQVEVWFQNRRARTKLKQTEVDCEYLKNCCQTLTQQNRKLRKELQDLRALKTTDSLFMHSPATTLTMCASCERAAVLHPLNSKASGFSFTTNGSFPFSPTDPSTPKN; this comes from the exons ATGGAGTTGGGTTTGAGGCTTGGAGATCAACAACAAACCCACAGCCACAACCCTAAGcttcttccctctttttttcaTCCTCCGCCCATTCTTCACCTCGCTCTTCTTCCTCCTACTCCTACTCCTACTCCAGACGGCGGCGGTGGGGAATCTCCGAGAAACCCATATCTGTGCTCCTCGTTGGAGCTGGGATTGTATGAAGTGGAAGATCATCAGGGGAATAGCGACAGAGGTTGCTCTAGAGGTAGCGATGAAGATGATCAAATTTTGGGTTCCAGAAAGAAACTGCGGCTTTCCAGAGAACAGTCGGCGTTCCTTGAAGAGAGCTTCAAAGATCATCACACACTTTACCCT AAGCAAAAGGTAGAACTTGCAAGAAGGCTGAATCTTCGTCCACGCCAAGTAGAGGTGTGGTTTCAAAACAGACGAGCAAG AACCAAGCTGAAGCAAACCGAAGTTGACTGTGAGTACTTGAAAAACTGTTGCCAAACACTAACCCAACAAAACAGGAAGCTTCGAAAGGAGCTTCAAGATTTAAGAGCTTTGAAAACCACAGATTCTCTCTTCATGCATTCCCCCGCCACCACTCTCACCATGTGTGCGTCTTGTGAACGCGCCGCCGTTCTTCACCCGCTGAACTCCAAGGCTTCTGGGTTTTCGTTTACTACAAATGGGTCCTTTCCATTTTCACCAACTGATCCTTCTACACccaagaattag
- the LOC111787767 gene encoding uncharacterized protein LOC111787767, which yields MTVVVIDGSTVRNFVNDESHFKKSVEDAFAALDLNNDGVLSRAELRKAFETLRLIETHFGVDVATPPEQLTQLYDSIFEQFDCDKSGSVDADEFRTEMKNILLAIADGLGSSPIQMALSDDDQSFLKQAADLEASKLAQSSA from the coding sequence atgacGGTGGTCGTAATAGACGGATCGACGGTGAGGAACTTCGTGAACGACGAGTCTCATTTCAAGAAGAGCGTGGAAGATGCATTTGCCGCTCTGGATCTCAACAACGACGGTGTTCTCTCTCGAGCGGAGCTCCGCAAGGCCTTCGAGACGCTCCGCCTAATCGAGACTCATTTTGGTGTCGACGTTGCTACTCCGCCAGAGCAATTAACTCAACTCTACGATTCTATTTTCGAGCAGTTCGATTGCGACAAAAGCGGAAGCGTCGATGCGGATGAGTTTCGGACGGAGATGAAGAACATCTTGCTCGCAATCGCCGATGGATTAGGCTCGTCTCCGATTCAGATGGCGCTCAGCGACGACGATCAGAGTTTCCTGAAGCAAGCCGCGGATCTGGAAGCTTCCAAACTCGCTCAATCCTCGGCCTAA
- the LOC111786172 gene encoding germin-like protein subfamily 3 member 4 has protein sequence MFHPKFSARTHELKMNKPSSSLIFLLVVLFSCLGISVADSHNVFDSCPTATDRIDFINGFPCKNPTIVRTDDFTSAKLTGPVNTDDRFSSLVKVVTAADFPGLNSLGLSISRTDLGTDAIISPHSHPRATEMFFVNQGIVLAGFIDTKNRLFQEFLKPGDVIVFPKGLLHFCLNSGYETATIFSVYNSQNPGVVNVNGAMFEPADSSHFIDKFLDKLKALSSLPNLKFNPNVTLPRYISL, from the exons ATGTTTCATCCTAAATTCTCAGCTCGAACACATGAACTCAAAATGAACAAACCATCATCTTCCTTAATTTTCCTTCTGGTTGTGTTATTTTCTTGTCTTGGAATCTCAGTTGCTGATTCTCATAATGTCTTTGATTCTTGTCCAACAGCCACTGATAGAATTGACTTCATCAATGGCTTCCCTTGCAAGAACCCCACCATTGTTAGGACGGATGACTTCACCTCAGCAAAGTTAACGGGACCGGTCAATACCGATGATCGGTTCAGCTCGTTGGTGAAGGTCGTCACGGCTGCAGACTTCCCTGGCTTGAATTCACTCGGGCTATCTATCTCTAGAACTGATTTGGGCACGGATGCCATCATTTCTCCTCACTCGCATCCAAGAGCCACAGAGATGTTCTTTGTGAATCAAG GCATCGTTCTAGCTGGATTCATTGACACCAAAAACCGACTCTTTCAGGAGTTTTTAAAACCAGGCGACGTAATCGTATTTCCAAAGGGGTTGTTGCACTTCTGTCTAAATTCTGGTTACGAGACCGCCACCATTTTCTCTGTGTATAACAGTCAGAACCCAGGAGTTGTGAATGTCAATGGTGCCATGTTCGAGCCTGCTGATTCAAGTCATTTCATAGACAAGTTCCTCGACAAATTAAAAGCTCTTTCTTCACTACCAAATCTCAAATTCAACCCAAATGTAACCCTACCCAGATACATAAGCTTGTAA
- the LOC111786162 gene encoding beta-hexosaminidase 2 has translation MALQWRTDIFSTFLLIVFFLISPISSLQSAINVWPKPRVFNWPDPQAALLSPNFIIISPRHHYFSSAVDRHLRRILTEKHRPLVDPSVNISSSASPLQKLTVSVADLSAPLQNGVNESYSLHISLTGSANLVSSTVWGAMRGLETFSQLVWGDPLRVPVGVSIWDAPLFQHRGLILDTSRNYYGVEHILRTIEAMGMNKLNVFHWHITDSHSFPLVLPLEPELGAKGAYRDDMIYSPEDVRRIVKFGMEHGVRVMPEIDSPGHTGSWALAYPEIVSCANMFWLPAGYKWEDRLASEPGTGHLNPLNPKTYEVLKNVVRDVVDLFPESFYHSGVDEIVPGCWKADPLIKSFLSNGGTLSQVLEIFVNTTFPFIHSLNRTVVYWEDVLLDDIVRVRPEFLPRENIILQTWNNGVNNTKRIVSSGYRAIVSSSEYYYLDCGHGDFLGNNSQYDEQANGEYKDGGSWCGPFKTWQTIYNYDITYKLSEEEAKLVLGGEVALWSEQADPTVLDARLWPRTSAMAESLWSGNRDESGKKRYAEATDRLNEWRNRMVKRGIGAEPIQPLWCARNPGMCNTVQKI, from the exons ATGGCTCTTCAATGGAGGACAGACATTTTTTCCACCTTCCTCCTTATCGTCTTCTTCTTAATTTCCCCAATTTCATCGCTTCAATCCGCCATTAATGTCTGGCCAAAACCAAGAGTCTTCAATTGGCCCGATCCCCAAGCCGCTCTTCTTTCCCCcaatttcatcatcatttccCCTCGCCACCACTACTTCTCCTCCGCCGTCGATCGTCACCTCCGCCGCATTCTCACTGAGAAACACCGCCCCCTCGTTGACCCTTCAGTCAACATCTCCTCCTCTGCCTCTCCCTTGCAGAAACTCACCGTCTCCGTCGCCGATCTCTCTGCCCCACTCCAGAATGGGGTCAACGAATCATATTCTCTCCACATTTCCCTCACCGGCTCCGCCAATTTGGTCTCGTCTACGGTCTGGGGCGCCATGAGAGGCCTCGAGACGTTCTCTCAGCTTGTTTGGGGCGACCCACTTAGAGTCCCGGTGGGGGTTTCGATTTGGGATGCGCCATTGTTTCAACATAGAGGGTTGATTCTCGATACGTCGAGGAATTACTATGGAGTGGAGCATATTTTACGGACGATTGAGGCGATGGGTATGAATAAGCTTAATGTTTTCCATTGGCATATAACCGACTCACATTCTTTCCCTCTTGTGCTGCCATTGGAGCCGGAGCTTGGTGCTAAAGGGGCTTATAgagatgatatgatatattccCCTGAAGATGTTCGACGAATTGTCAAGTTCGGAATGGAACACGGAGTTCGAGTCATGCCGGAAATTGACTCCCCTG GACATACTGGCTCATGGGCTCTGGCTTACCCTGAGATAGTGTCATGTGCAAATATGTTCTGGTTACCTGCAGGGTACAAATGGGAAGACCGGCTGGCTTCAGAGCCAGGGACTGGCCATTTGAATCCCTTGAACCCCAAGACGTATGAAGTCCTAAAAAACGTCGTTCGGGACGTCGTCGATCTTTTCCCCGAATCGTTTTACCACTCGGGCGTGGATGAGATTGTCCCGGGATGTTGGAAGGCTGATCCATTGATCAAATCCTTCTTATCAAATGGTGGAACTCTCAGCCAAGTTCTTGAGATCTTTGTCAACACCACCTTCCCTTTCATTCACTCCCTTAACCGAACCGTCGTCTATTGGGAAGACGTATTGCTCGACGACATAGTCAGAGTTCGACCAGAGTTTCTCCCTCGTGAGAACATCATCTTGCAGACTTGGAACAATGGTGTTAACAATACCAAACGAATCGTTTCTTCAGGGTATCGAGCAATCGTTTCGTCATCGGAATACTATTATTTGGACTGTGGCCATGGTGACTTTCTTGGAAACAATAGTCAGTATGATGAACAAGCAAATGGTGAGTATAAAGATGGAGGGTCATGGTGTGGACCTTTCAAAACATGGcaaactatatataactacGACATAACTTATAAACTGAGTGAAGAGGAAGCTAAATTGGTGTTGGGCGGGGAAGTGGCATTGTGGTCTGAACAAGCCGACCCAACGGTGCTGGATGCTCGGCTATGGCCTCGCACTTCAGCAATGGCGGAGTCACTATGGTCTGGAAACCGAGACGAAAGCGGTAAGAAGAGGTACGCCGAGGCAACAGACCGTTTGAATGAATGGAGAAATAGAATGGTGAAGAGAGGCATCGGAGCCGAACCAATTCAACCACTCTGGTGCGCTCGAAACCCCGGCATGTGTAATACTGTTCAAAAGATATAA
- the LOC111787753 gene encoding AAA-ATPase At4g25835-like, translated as MEILSQLWSFLGLLTVLQNILPSQFLSLLHSLYESLQDFFTPFSYFDVPEFNGYCSVDHNELYRHVTLYLNSLHNPTTAASSSSSSSSAAACRRLSLSRSKSSNRISFTVAPNNSIHDTFNGQRFSWTHHVETVQDSLDEKRSFSLKIPKRHRLTLLPLYLDHVTSMAAEFERTSRERRLFTNSGNGSSYDSGWVSVPFRHPSTFETLALETELKKQIMDDLKAFAAGKEFYSRVGRAWKRGYLLYGPPGTGKSSLIAAMANFLCYDVYDLELTKVSDNSELRSLLIQTTNRSVIVIEDIDCSVDLTADRCLKTTAREDHEEEMGRVTLSGLLNFTDGLWSCCGEERIVVFTTNFREKIDPALVRCGRMDVHVSLGTCGPAAFRSLVRNYLKIESHALFDVVDSCIRSGGGLTPAQIGEILLRNRRDVDVAMREVVAALQARVLAGGGTRSAVAEYEEMVLRSPESVLVVGSPENWYSSPGKYVGKKRKEGSAMDKKVNFLVRLRSLTKSDSGRTGV; from the coding sequence ATGGAGATTCTCTCTCAATTATGGTCTTTTCTCGGGCTTCTCACTGTCCTCCAAAACATTCTCCCTTCCCAATTCCTTTCCCTTCTTCATTCCCTTTACGAATCCCTTCAAGATTTCTTCACCCCTTTCTCCTACTTCGACGTCCCTGAATTCAACGGCTACTGCTCCGTCGACCACAATGAACTCTACCGCCATGTTACTCTCTATCTCAACTCCCTCCACAACCCCACCACCGctgcctcctcctcctcctcctcatcctccgccgccgcctgCCGCCGTTTGTCCCTCTCCCGCTCCAAATCCTCCAATAGAATCTCCTTCACTGTCGCTCCGAATAACTCCATTCACGACACCTTCAACGGCCAACGATTTTCGTGGACCCACCACGTGGAAACCGTTCAAGATTCGTTGGATGAGAAACGAAGCTTCTCTCTCAAAATCCCCAAGCGCCACCGCCTTACACTCCTTCCTCTGTATCTCGATCACGTCACCTCCATGGCGGCGGAGTTCGAACGGACCTCCCGTGAGCGGCGGCTCTTCACCAACAGTGGAAATGGAAGCTCTTATGATTCCGGATGGGTTTCTGTTCCCTTCCGACACCCTTCGACGTTTGAAACTCTGGCATTAGAAACAGAGTTGAAGAAACAGATTATGGATGATCTGAAGGCATTCGCCGCCGGAAAGGAGTTTTACAGCAGAGTTGGCCGCGCGTGGAAACGTGGGTATTTGCTTTATGGGCCTCCCGGAACTGGGAAATCGAGCTTGATTGCTGCAATGGCGAATTTCCTCTGTTATGATGTTTATGATTTGGAATTGACGAAGGTTTCTGATAATTCTGAGCTTCGGTCGCTTCTTATTCAGACGACAAACCGATCGGTGATCGTGATTGAGGATATTGATTGCTCTGTTGATCTCACGGCGGATCGGTGTTTGAAGACGACGGCGCGTGAGGATCACGAGGAAGAAATGGGTCGCGTGACGTTGTCAGGGCTTTTGAATTTTACAGACGGGCTTTGGTCGTGCTGTGGGGAAGAGAGAATCGTTGTATTCACGACGAATTTCAGAGAAAAGATAGATCCGGCGTTAGTCCGGTGCGGGCGAATGGACGTGCACGTGAGCCTAGGTACGTGCGGGCCGGCGGCATTTCGGTCTCTTGTGAGGAATTATTTGAAGATTGAGTCTCACGCGCTGTTCGACGTCGTTGATAGCTGTATAAGGTCCGGCGGTGGGCTGACGCCGGCGCAAATTGGAGAGATTTTGCTGAGGAATCGCCGTGATGTCGACGTGGCGATGAGGGAGGTCGTCGCCGCCCTGCAGGCGAGGGTTTTGGCCGGTGGGGGTACACGATCGGCAGTGGCAGAGTATGAAGAAATGGTGTTGAGGTCGCCGGAAAGTGTGCTGGTGGTGGGTTCGCCGGAGAACTGGTATTCGTCGCCGGGGAAGTATGTGggaaagaagaggaaagaagGATCAGCAATGGATAAAAAAGTGAATTTTTTAGTCAGACTTCGGTCATTGACTAAGTCTGACTCTGGAAGGACAGGGGTTTGA
- the LOC111789334 gene encoding uncharacterized protein LOC111789334, with protein sequence MLKQHFSHRHPLTATAAAEDDGTICSGCELGLSGVAYKCTKPDCEFILHELCFALPSEIHHPSHPKHPLILTGSPPYDGGEFACDGCGDIGSGFIYRCSRCQFDLHIHCAALPEIMAGKNHGHPLRLEFRSKGKGFRCGVCEGGFGNGCWVYYCGDCDFGVHVDCFVAEDEGEEEEIE encoded by the coding sequence ATGCTGAAGCAACATTTCAGCCACCGCCACCCACTCACCGccacggcggcggcggaggacgATGGAACAATCTGCTCAGGCTGCGAGCTCGGACTTTCCGGCGTCGCCTACAAGTGCACAAAGCCTGACTGCGAGTTCATTCTCCACGAACTCTGTTTCGCCCTTCCGTCGGAGATCCACCACCCCTCTCACCCAAAGCACCCTCTCATCCTCACTGGATCTCCGCCGTACGATGGCGGCGAGTTCGCCTGTGACGGATGCGGCGACATTGGCTCCGGCTTCATCTACCGGTGCTCCCGGTGCCAGTTTGACCTGCATATCCACTGTGCCGCCCTGCCGGAAATCATGGCCGGAAAGAACCATGGGCACCCGCTCCGGCTTGAGTTCCGTTCAAAGGGGAAGGGATTTCGGTGCGGTGTTTGTGAGGGAGGATTTGGGAATGGGTGTTGGGTATATTACTGTGGGGATTGTGATTTTGGAGTTCATGTTGACTGTTTCGTGGCTGAAGATGaaggggaagaggaagaaattgaATGA
- the LOC111787709 gene encoding uncharacterized protein LOC111787709 gives MGNSKSKNQSHPLPIDTTFKFPSPLPTFPPGESGFAEGVIDLGGGLKIHRISSFNKIWTTHDGGPNNLGATFFEPSPLPQGCFSLGHYCHPNNKPFFAWTLAGKDDSPDGAVLKKPLDFALVWSSRNSNIKRDTDGYIWLPTPPNGYSAVGHLVTTSPEKPSVDRIRCVRTDLTEPSEKENWIWGLKDSIDENGFNVFSFRPKNRGISAAGVSVGSFAAISSTATPLPVLCLRNSVSISSAMPDISQITTLFRAYAPLIYFHPKEKFLPASVNWYFSNGALLYNRSNESNPVRVEPNGTNLPQGVENNVEFWLDLPIDGGAKELVKHGDLRSCQVYLRVKPMIGGIFTDITIWIFFPFNGPATAKVGIINIPLGKIGEHIGDWEHITLRVSNFTGELSKVYFGQHSKGEWVDAPSLEFENGNKVVAYSSLNGHASYSKAGLVMQGGGEIGLKNETAKSEMVLDTGASFSVIGGEYLGTAVVAPPWVNFVWKWGPKIEYRISEEVEKVEKILPGRLKEGFRNFVDRLPDEILGEDGPTGPIVKDSWNGDERS, from the exons ATGGGGAATAGCAAGTCCAAGAACCAAAGCCACCCTTTGCCCATTGACACCACCTTCAAGTTTCCTTCTCCACTTCCCACTTTTCCACCAG GGGAAAGTGGCTTCGCCGAAGGCGTCATCGACCTCGGTGGCGGACTGAAAATCCACCGGATTTCATCCTTCAACAAAATCTGGACCACCCACGACGGTGGTCCAAACAACCTCGGCGCCACGTTCTTCGAACCCTCTCCTCTTCCCCAAGGCTGTTTCTCTCTCGGCCATTACTGTCATCCCAACAACAAGCCCTTCTTCGCCTGGACTCTCGCCGGAAAAGATGACTCACCTGACGGCGCCGTCCTCAAAAAGCCCCTCGACTTTGCCCTCGTCTGGTCAAGCAGGAATTCCAACATCAAACGTGACACCGATGGCTACATTTGGTTGCCGACGCCGCCGAACGGTTATAGCGCCGTCGGCCACCTCGTCACTACTTCACCGGAAAAGCCCTCCGTTGACAGAATCCGTTGCGTGCGTACAGATCTAACAGAACCATCGGAAAAGGAGAATTGGATTTGGGGACTCAAAGATTCAATCGACGAAAATGGGTTTAATGTGTTCAGTTTCAGACcgaaaaacagaggaatctCGGCGGCGGGGGTTTCCGTCGGGTCATTCGCCGCCATTTCGAGCACGGCGACGCCTCTGCCAGTGCTCTGTTTGAGAAACTctgtttcaatttcttcaGCAATGCCGGATATTTCTCAGATCACCACTCTGTTTCGAGCTTATGCGCCGTTGATTTACTTTCACCCCAAGGAGAAATTCCTGCCGGCGTCAGTGAACTGGTATTTCTCCAACGGCGCTCTGCTTTACAACAGATCCAACGAATCGAACCCAGTCCGGGTTGAACCAAATGGGACGAACCTCCCTCAGGGCGTCGAAAACAACGTCGAGTTCTGGCTGGACCTTCCCATCGACGGCGGCGCAAAAGAGTTAGTGAAACATGGCGACTTACGGAGCTGCCAAGTCTACCTCAGGGTTAAGCCAATGATCGGAGGGATTTTCACGGACATAACGATATGGATATTTTTTCCATTCAACGGACCCGCGACGGCGAAGGTTGGGATAATCAACATTCCATTAGGGAAAATCGGCGAACACATCGGCGATTGGGAGCATATAACGTTACGGGTTAGTAATTTCACCGGCGAGCTGTCGAAGGTTTATTTTGGGCAGCACAGTAAAGGTGAGTGGGTCGACGCGCCGTCGCTGGAGTtcgaaaatggaaataaagtTGTGGCGTACTCGTCGTTGAACGGCCACGCGTCGTACTCGAAAGCCGGCCTGGTAATGCAGGGCGGGGGAGAGATCGGACTAAAAAACGAGACGGCGAAAAGCGAAATGGTGCTGGACACCGGAGCGAGCTTCTCAGTGATAGGAGGCGAGTATCTGGGGACGGCGGTGGTAGCGCCGCCGTGGGTGAACTTCGTCTGGAAATGGGGACCAAAAATTGAGTACAGAATCTCAGAGGAGGTGGAGAAGGTGGAGAAAATCCTGCCGGGAAGACTGAAAGAGGGTTTCAGGAACTTCGTGGACCGATTACCAGACGAAATTCTTGGAGAAGACGGACCCACCGGACCCATAGTGAAGGATAGTTGGAATGGCGATGAACGCAGTTAA
- the LOC111788610 gene encoding ACT domain-containing protein ACR11-like: MTVAVAMASWCSGLHSSCSSWTFKSSESRLPTGGLFKTSLAYQNKCFCLIQRGRWSSSNMKSIARASSATAVEDGSNGDTDTIPTPIVIIDQDSDQDATVVEITFGDRLGALLDTMNALKNLGLNVVKANVFLDSSGKHNRFSITKADTGRKVDDPELLEAIRLTIINNLLEFHPESSAQLAMGAAFGVMPPPQQVDVDIATHISIQDDGPDRSLLYVETADRPGLLVDLVKIITDINVAVESGEFDTEGLLAKTKFHVSYKGKALIKPLQQVISNSLRYFLRRPSTEEASF; this comes from the exons ATGACTGTGGCTGTGGCTATGGCTTCTTGGTGCTCTGGGCTTCACTCCAGTTGCAGTTCTTggaccttcaaatcttctgAAAGTCGTTTGCCGACTGGGGGTTTGTTCAAGACCTCCCTTGCTTATCAGAACAAGTGTTTCTGCCTAATCCAAAGGGGAAG ATGGTCTTCTTCCAACATGAAGAGTATTGCACGAGCATCATCAGCTACAGCTGTTGAG GATGGAAGTAACGGTGATACTGATACAATTCCAACGCCCATAGTTATAATAGACCAGGACTCTGATCAAGATGCAACTGTTGTGGAAATAACCTTCGGCGATCGGCTTGGAGCACTTCTCGACACG ATGAATGCTCTGAAAAACCTGGGGCTCAATGTCGTCAAGGCGAATGTCTTTTTGGATTCTTCTGGAAAGCACAACAGATTTTCGATCACAAAAGC AGACACCGGAAGAAAGGTAGATGATCCAGAGTTGCTTGAGGCGATTCGCTTGACGATTATAAACAACTTGCTTGAGTTTCATCCG GAATCAAGTGCTCAGTTAGCAATGGGAGCAGCGTTCGGAGTCATGCCACCGCCACAACAG GTCGATGTGGACATTGCTACGCACATAAGCATACAAGATGACGGTCCTGACCGAAG CTTGCTGTATGTGGAGACCGCTGATCGACCAGGATTACTGGTGGATCTTGTGAAGATCATCACGGACATAAACGTTGCAGTTGAATCGGGAGAATTCGACACCGAG GGACTGTTGGCTAAGACTAAATTTCATGTTAGCTACAAGGGCAAAGCCCTCATCAAACCTCTTCAGCAG GTTATATCAAATAGTTTACGATATTTCTTGAGGCGACCAAGCACAGAGGAGGCGAGTTTTTGA
- the LOC111787708 gene encoding uncharacterized protein LOC111787708 has product MGNCFSSSSTPPKPLPIDSKFSFRSPLPAWHSDGASNGGGFASGAIDLGGGLEVRLISSFNRIWTAREGGPENLGATFFEPSSLPEGFFVLGYFCQTNSKPLFGFVLAGKNSGSAGEEALQKPVDYTLVWSSESSKIKRDGNGYIWLPTPPAGYRAVGYIVTDSPEKPSVDKIRCVRSDLTEECEKETWIWGLTKSIDENRFNVYSSRPKNRGSTATGVSTGAFVALPPAEASLPPPPLFCLRNSNSVSAAMPDLNQIDHLFQIYSPIIYFHPKEKYLPSSVEWFFSGGALLHDKSDESKPVPIEPDGSNLPQGGDNDGQFWLDLPADEEAKEKLKNGDLQTSKVYLHVKPMIGGIFTDIGIWIFFPFNGPATVKVGLIDIPLRKIGEHIGDWEHITLRISNFTGELWRVYFAQHSKGEWVDAPSLEFEKGSKVVAYSSLNGHASYPKEGLVLQGLSEIGIRNETAKSGLMLDAGEKYTVVAAEYLAVAEPPWLNYTREWGPRIEYPITEEIERAERLLPGRLKEGFKGFVKKLPNEILGEEGPTGPKMKDTWKGDER; this is encoded by the coding sequence ATGGGGAACtgcttttcttcatcttcaacccCTCCCAAGCCCCTCCCCATCGATTCTAAATTCTCTTTCCGTTCCCCCCTTCCGGCCTGGCACTCCGATGGCGCCAGCAACGGCGGAGGATTTGCTTCTGGCGCAATCGACTTGGGCGGCGGGCTCGAAGTCCGGCTGATTTCGTCGTTTAACAGGATTTGGACCGCCCGGGAAGGTGGGCCGGAGAATCTTGGAGCTACATTCTTCGAACCCAGTTCACTTCCTGAAGGATTCTTCGTTTTGGGATATTTCTGTCAAACAAACAGTAAACCTCTGTTTGGATTTGTTCTCGCCGGTAAAAATAGTGGGTCCGCCGGGGAAGAAGCTCTGCAGAAGCCTGTGGATTATACTCTGGTTTGGAGCAGCGAGTCGTCAAAGATTAAACGAGATGGTAACGGCTATATCTGGTTGCCGACGCCGCCGGCCGGTTACAGAGCCGTCGGCTACATCGTCACAGACTCGCCGGAGAAACCCTCCGTGGATAAAATTCGTTGCGTTCGATCGGATCTGACGGAGGAATGCGAGAAGGAGACATGGATTTGGGGGCTGACGAAATCAATTGACGAGAATCGGTTTAATGTTTACAGTAGCAGAccaaaaaacagaggaagtaCGGCGACTGGAGTTTCTACCGGCGCTTTTGTAGCTCTGCCCCCTGCGGAAGCGAGtttgccgccgccgccgttaTTCTGTTTGAGGAATTCGAATTCGGTATCGGCAGCTATGCCGgatttgaatcaaattgaTCATCtgtttcaaatttattctcCGATTATATACTTTCAcccgaaagaaaaatacctaCCGTCGTCGGTGGAGTGGTTTTTCTCCGGCGGGGCTCTGTTACATGATAAATCCGACGAGTCAAAACCGGTTCCTATCGAACCGGATGGGTCGAATTTGCCTCAAGGGGGCGACAATGATGGACAATTCTGGTTAGATCTTCCCGCCGACGAGGAAGCaaaagagaaattgaaaaatgggGATTTACAAACCTCAAAAGTCTATCTCCATGTGAAGCCGATGATCGGAGGGATTTTCACCGACATCGGGATATGGATATTCTTCCCCTTCAACGGCCCAGCGACGGTGAAGGTCGGGCTAATCGACattccattgagaaaaatcGGCGAACACATCGGCGATTGGGAGCACATTACGTTACGGATAAGCAATTTCACGGGCGAGCTCTGGCGGGTTTACTTTGCACAACACAGCAAAGGCGAGTGGGTCGACGCGCCGTCGCTCGAGTTCGAGAAAGGAAGTAAAGTGGTGGCGTATTCGTCGTTGAACGGTCACGCGTCATACCCGAAGGAGGGGTTAGTGCTGCAGGGGTTATCCGAGATCGGGATTCGAAATGAGACGGCGAAGAGTGGACTGATGCTTGACGCCGGTGAGAAGTACACGGTGGTTGCAGCTGAGTATTTGGCGGTGGCGGAGCCGCCGTGGTTGAATTACACCAGAGAATGGGGACCGAGAATTGAGTATCCGATCACGGAGGAGATCGAAAGGGCGGAGAGGTTGCTGCCGGGAAGATTGAAGGAGGGATTCAAAGGATTTGTGAAGAAGTTACCGAACGAAATTCTTGGAGAAGAAGGACCAACCGGACCCAAGATGAAGGACACTTGGAAAGGAGATGAACGGTAA